The Myxococcota bacterium DNA segment CCACAGGGTCACCGAGCCGTCCCTGCCGCGGAACAGCACGGCCGGGCGGGGACCCGGGGAGACGTCGTAGACGGCGCCCGAGCCGTTCTCGCCGAAGTCGGTGGGCATGGTGCCGAACGGGCCGATGGCCAGGTCGTTGGGCAGGCTGTGGTGCGCCGTGGCCCTGCGCTCGGCGATCGGGCGGAGCGCGCGGCCGGCGACGTTGCCTTCCAGCAGCCCGCGGCCGACGTCGATGCGCGGCATGATGGCGAGCGCCAGCACGAACGCCAGGCCCGCCGCGGTGGCCAGCGCGGGCGACGGGCGCAGCGAGGCACTGAGTCGCGCGAGCACGGTCTCGAGCGTGCGCTGCCAGGCCGGCTGAGCGCGGCGCTCGCGGTCGATCTCGGCCAGCGCCGGGCGGATCACCGCGAGCAGATACTCCGGTGCGGGAGCTGCCGGGCCCTCGGTCCAGGCCTCGCGCACCGCGCGGCCCAGCGCCCGGGAGCGGGTCACTTGCCGGGCCAGCTTCTCGTCGAGCTGGAGCTCGCGCTCGAGCTGGTCGCGCTTCGCGCCGCGCAGCACACCGTCGACGTAGGCACTCACTCGCTTGTCCAGGTCATCGTGCTTCAAACCACGTCCTCGGGCTCCACTCCTCGCGCGACGAGGAAAGCCATCATCTTCTTGCGTGCGTAGTGTAACCGGCTCATGACTGTTCCCTTGGAGATCTGCATGGTCTCGGCGATCTCCTCGTAGGAGAGACCGTCGACCTCGCGCAGCAACAGGACCTCGCGCTGGCCGTCGGGCAGATGCTGGATGCCCTCGGCCACCACCTCGCGCACCTCGAGCCGGCGCGACGCCGTCTCGGGGCTGGTCGGCTCCATCATCACGGCGCGCGGGTCGATCTCCTGCGCGATCGCGTCGTCCCACTCGACCGCCGGCGCGCGCTTGCCGCGGCGGCGCCGGTCGAGCGCCAGGTTGACCGTGATCCGGTAGAGCCAGGTGTAGAACGACGAGCGCTCCTCGAAGCGGGGCAGCGCCCGGTAGGCCTTGATCAGAGCCTCCTGGAGGACCTCCTCGGCGGCCTGCTGGTCCCTGACCACACGGAAAGCTGCGCGGTAGGCGCGCTCGGAGTACCGGCGGACCAGGATCTCGAAAGCCAGGTGATCGTTGGCCTGCGCGTCGCGGATCAGCTCCGCATCCGTCCGCGTGGCCTCCGGGCCGGTCCTAGCCAAGCCCGGCAAGCGCCCAAACGTGACCGCTGCGTCCAAGCGTGGCTCGTCCTTTCGCTCCGGGTTGCTCACGGCATTCGACCATCGCGCGGGCGGCCAAATTCGGCCAGTCCCACGGTTTCGCGCAGTTTTTTCAATGCGCAGCGAGCCAGTTGGACCCGCTGCCGGCGTGGACCACCAGGGGCACCGACAGTTGCACGGCGTTCTGCATCCGCTCGAGCACGCAGTCGCGGAGGGCTTCGAGATCGGCCGGCGCCACCTCGAAGACCAGCTCGTCGTGCACCTGCAGGATCATGCGGGCGCTCGGCGCCACGCCGCCCGCCAGGTCGCGATCGAGCTGGATCATCGCCCGTTTGATCACGTCCGCCGCCGTCCCCTGGATAACCGAGTTCACGGCCATGCGTTCCGCCGCCTGCTTCATGACCCGATTCGGCGAGCGCAGGTCCGGGAGATACCGGCGGCGGCCGTACATGGTGCGGGCGTAGCCGGTCTCTCGGGCGCTCTGGATCGCCTCGCGGATGAACGCGCGCACCCCGGGATAGCGCTCGAAATAGGCGTCGATCTGCGCCCGCGCGTCGGCCTGCGCGATGCCCAGGGTGCGGGCCAGGCCGAAGCCCGACTGCCCGTAGATGATGCCGAAGTTGATCGCCTTGGTGCGCGCGCGCTGCTCGGGAGTCACCGCGTCCTCCGGTACGCCGAACACGCGCGAGGCGGTGCGCACGTGGATGTCGGCGCCCTCCTGGAACGCCTTCACCAGCTCGGGGTCACGCGAGAGCTCGGCGAGGATGCGCAGCTCGATCTGGCTGTAGTCGGCGGAGAGCAGCACGCGGCCCTCGGCCGGCACGAACGCGGCGCGGATCTCCTGACCCAGCGGCGTGCGGATGGGGATGTTCTGCAGGTTGGGGTTCGACGACGAGAGCCGGCCGGTCGCGGCCACGGTCTGGTCGAAGCTGCAGTGGATGCGGCCCGTGGCGGGATTCACGAAGGTGGGCAGCGCGTCGACGTAGGTGCTCTTCAGCTTGGTGAGCTGCCGGTGCGCGAGTATCTCGCGCGGCAGCTCGTGCTCGATCGCGAGCTCCTCGAGCACCGACTCGTCGGTCGAGAAGCCGGTCTTGGTCTTCTTGGTCGGGGGCAGCGCGAGCTTCTCGAACAGGATCTGCTGCAGCTGCTTGGGCGAGCCGATGTTGAACTCCTGGCCCGCGAGCTGGTAGATGCGGCGCGTGGCGGCGTCG contains these protein-coding regions:
- a CDS encoding sigma-70 family RNA polymerase sigma factor, with the protein product MARTGPEATRTDAELIRDAQANDHLAFEILVRRYSERAYRAAFRVVRDQQAAEEVLQEALIKAYRALPRFEERSSFYTWLYRITVNLALDRRRRGKRAPAVEWDDAIAQEIDPRAVMMEPTSPETASRRLEVREVVAEGIQHLPDGQREVLLLREVDGLSYEEIAETMQISKGTVMSRLHYARKKMMAFLVARGVEPEDVV